GTATTCCCGCTGAGCTAAACCGGCGGAAAACAAGCTTCGAACGATTCCCTCCAGGTGGGAGCTAGCCAGTCCAGGTGCTGGTCCGTTAGGAGGGACACCATTGTCGGATGCAGTCTGTACTGTGCCTGGCTGGCCGCTGGGACCTGGGAGATACACGTTATCTCTAGAAATGGCGTCAGCCAAGACCCCTGGTACGTGTACCGCGATTAAATCCACCCTGAATCGGTATCTTGCTATTCCCCGAATTCTACTGCTCCCGTATTGTCGCAGTAGACCGTCACTGCCGAGTCCTTCCCCCAAATTGCTAAAGCCCATACAATCGGGAGCAGCTATCTACCCCCAGTTCCGGCCACCTCGACATGGCCTCGCTCTCCCATTTGACTTGGAACCACCGCGAGGACCAGAAGGCCCCAAAACCGGATGCGTCCGTGTACACCGTGAATCGTTCCGGCCGATTGTCCACCGATCTAAAGGGAGCCAGAAAGGTATGCCACCAGAAGAGGTCTGATCTGTGTGGAATGTGAACTAATTGTATCATGTATTTAGTAGAGTATTCTAGAATGTTCTGTTAGATTGTTTGTACTATGCTAGTTGTTATTAGATAGATCTAGAACCTTCTAGGAACTGTTTTGGTGTTTTGTATAAATACTCTGGTGTTGTTACAATGATGAGTCTTCATGTCTAAAAGTCAAATGACAACAAATCTACACGATACTACATGGTAGCAGCGGTGAACTATGGCCCACTTACGTCTACAACCGTTTAACTTTCGCAACCCCGATGACTGGCCTCGATGGAAACGCCGGTTTGAGCAGTTCAGAGAAGCGTCCTCTCTGACAGACGACAGTGCCAGAAAGCAAGTTAATACTCTTCTGTACGAAGAAGCAGATGCGGTGTTATCATCTACGAATGTAACCGCAGAGGAGCGTGCTGTCTATGAGACTGTTCTCGAGAAATTCGACGCTTTTTTCCAAGTGAGAAGAAATGTGATTTTTGAACGGGCACGATTCAACCAAAGGAACCAACTCAGTGGAGAGACGATGGAACAGTACATAATGGAACTGTACAAGTTAGCCGAAAGCTGTAACTACGGCGACATGAAGGACGAGATGATCCGTGATCAACTAGTAGTGGGAATTCATGACAATGCACTCTCAAAGCGACTGCAACTGCTCACTCTGGACAAAGCCAAAAAGACGGTACGTCAACAAGAGGCAGTGGGAGAACAGCTTAAAGGAACAGTAAAGGACGAATCAAGCTTAGACCAGCTTCGACAACGAAAAGGATTCCGTAAACAATGGAAGGCCAAAAAGCCAAGCTCAACAAACCCTCGAGTACCAACCAAGTCTAATTGCCAACGCTGTGGGAGAGGCCAACACACTCGTGAGAAATGCCCTGCTAAGGAGGCTACATGTCACACATGTCAGAAGAAAGGCCACTACAGTGCACAGTGTTTTTTCAAGAATGTATCCGAGTTGGAAAGTGGTAATGGCATGGATGCAGCTTATCTGGACACAGGTTCAAGTAAATCAGAAAACAACCTCGTTTAAGATGGACACAGGAGCGGAGGTCACAGCGATATTGATGGATACTTACCGACACTTAAAGAAGCCGCAGCTGACAACAGCTAGCAAAGCTCTATATGGACCTTCAAGAATCAAGTTGAAAGTAAAGGGAATGTTCGTGGCATCAATTTCTCGTGGAGACGTCGTGACGAAACAGCCCATATTTG
This is a stretch of genomic DNA from Halichondria panicea chromosome 1, odHalPani1.1, whole genome shotgun sequence. It encodes these proteins:
- the LOC135341551 gene encoding uncharacterized protein LOC135341551, producing the protein MAHLRLQPFNFRNPDDWPRWKRRFEQFREASSLTDDSARKQVNTLLYEEADAVLSSTNVTAEERAVYETVLEKFDAFFQVRRNVIFERARFNQRNQLSGETMEQYIMELYKLAESCNYGDMKDEMIRDQLVVGIHDNALSKRLQLLTLDKAKKTVRQQEAVGEQLKGTVKDESSLDQLRQRKGFRKQWKAKKPSSTNPRVPTKSNCQRCGRGQHTREKCPAKEATCHTCQKKGHYSAQCFFKNVSELESGNGMDAAYLDTGSSKSENNLV